One segment of Clarias gariepinus isolate MV-2021 ecotype Netherlands chromosome 6, CGAR_prim_01v2, whole genome shotgun sequence DNA contains the following:
- the LOC128526093 gene encoding sodium- and chloride-dependent GABA transporter 2-like isoform X1: MKDSIEPTVKLKLVNVPGSMAPPKGSPQQREQWASKMEFILAVAGHIVGLGNVWRFPYLCYKNGGGAFFVPYLLFLFSCGIPLFFLETSLGQYTSQGGITCWRKICPLFEGLGYGSQIVILYTGIYYIIILAWAFLYLFFSFSSELPWANCKNSWNTEYCMEFSKNSTTDNIPDKITSPVVEFWEKRILGLSGGIEEIGNLRWELALCLLLVWTICYLCVFNGVKSTGKVVYFTATFPYLMLMVLLVRGLTLPGATSGITFYLYPDPTRLTDPQVWMDAGSQIFYSYGVCTGTLTALGSYNKYDNNCYKDCLYLCLLNSMTSFVAGFAIFSVLGFMADEQGMDISLVAESGPGLAFIAYPRAVAMMPLPQLWAVFFFIMILFLGLDSEFVYYEALVTTISDMYPSFFYNGHRRKILLLLICLVSFLVGLVMVTEGGLYIFQLFDYYACSGMTLLAFAILQSICVGWVYGADRLYDNVEDMIGYRPWPHMKICWKYVTPVICLGTFVFSLVKYAPLKLNLYEYPWWGYALGGFFTLSSTMLVPLWMVYAFCKTPGSLSQRMKTLCTPAEDLFNRKPRKDGVASCTFETFKDLQTLRQPSPVDV, encoded by the exons ATGAAAGATAGCATTGAGCCTACTGTGAAATTAAAGCTGGTGAATGTACCTGGCTCCATGGCACCACCCAAGGGTTCACCACAGCAGAGAGAACAGTGGGCCAGTAAGATGGAGTTTATTCTGGCTGTTGCAGGACATATCGTTGGTCTGGGAAATGTGTGGAGGTTTCCGTATCTGTGTTACAAGAATGGAGGTG GAGCTTTCTTTGTGCCATACTTGCTGTTCCTATTTTCCTGTGGCATCCCTCTCTTCTTCTTGGAGACATCACTGGGCCAATACACTAGCCAGGGTGGCATCACATGCTGGAGGAAAATTTGCCCTCTTTTTGAAG GACTGGGCTATGGTAGCCAAATTGTGATCCTGTACACTGGAATCTATTACATCATTATTCTGGCCTGGGCATTTCTCTACCTTTTCTTCTCATTCAGCTCAGAACTCCCATGGGCTAACTGCAAGAATAGCTGGAACACAG AGTATTGCATGGAATTTAGCAAGAACAGCACAACTGATAATATTCCAGACAAAATTACATCCCCAGTTGTGGAATTCTGGGA aAAAAGAATTCTGGGTTTGTCTGGTGGCATTGAAGAAATAGGTAATCTGAGGTGGGAGCTGGCTCTGTGTCTCCTGCTGGTCTGGACCATTTGCTACCTCTGTGTGTTTAATGGAGTGAAGTCTACAGGCAAG GTCGTCTACTTCACTGCAACGTTTCCTTATTTGATGTTGATGGTGCTGTTAGTGCGTGGACTGACGCTGCCTGGAGCAACTAGTGGTATTACATTTTATCTCTACCCAGATcctactcgcctcacagacccACAG GTGTGGATGGATGCAGGTAGCCAGATATTTTACTCCTATGGAGTATGCACAGGAACTCTGACAGCTTTAGGAAGCTATAATAAATATGACAACAACTGTTACAA aGACTGCCTGTACTTGTGCTTGCTAAACAGTATGACAAGTTTTGTGGCTGGTTTTGCCATTTTTTCTGTGCTTGGCTTTATGGCAGATGAACAGGGAATGGACATTTCTTTGGTGGCAGAGTCAG GTCCTGGGCTGGCATTTATTGCTTACCCACGTGCAGTGGCCATGATGCCTCTTCCTCAGTTATGGgcagtttttttcttcattatgaTCCTTTTCCTTGGGCTGGACAGTGAG TTTGTTTATTATGAAGCCCTGGTAACAACAATCTCAGACATGTACCCATCGTTTTTCTATAATGGACACCGACGTAAAATTCTACTTCTTCTAATCTGTCTAGTCAGCTTCCTTGTTGGCCTGGTAATGGTAACAGAG GGTGGACTGTATATCTTTCAATTATTTGATTATTACGCTTGCAGTGGAATGACTTTGCTGGCCTTCGCCATTCTTCAGTCCATCTGTGTAGGATGGGTTTATG GAGCAGATCGCTTATACGACAATGTTGAAGACATGATTGGTTATCGTCCCTGGCCCCACATGAAGATCTGCTGGAAATATGTGACCCCTGTTATTTGTTTG GGGACGTTTGTCTTCTCATTGGTTAAGTATGCTCCTTTAAAGTTGAACCTATATGAGTACCCCTGGTGGGGTTATGCTCTCGGAGGCTTCTTCACCCTCTCTTCAACCATGCTGGTGCCTTTATGGATGGTGTATGCATTTTGCAAGACCCCTGGCTCTTTAAGTCAG aGAATGAAAACCCTATGTACTCCTGCTGAAGATCTGTTTAATCGGAAACCACGTAAAGATGGCGTCGCCTCTTGCACTTTTGAGACATTCAAAGATCTACAAACTTTACGTCAACCCTCGCCTGTAGATGTATGA
- the LOC128526093 gene encoding sodium- and chloride-dependent GABA transporter 2-like isoform X2: MCGGFRICVTRMEVTSLGQYTSQGGITCWRKICPLFEGLGYGSQIVILYTGIYYIIILAWAFLYLFFSFSSELPWANCKNSWNTEYCMEFSKNSTTDNIPDKITSPVVEFWEKRILGLSGGIEEIGNLRWELALCLLLVWTICYLCVFNGVKSTGKVVYFTATFPYLMLMVLLVRGLTLPGATSGITFYLYPDPTRLTDPQVWMDAGSQIFYSYGVCTGTLTALGSYNKYDNNCYKDCLYLCLLNSMTSFVAGFAIFSVLGFMADEQGMDISLVAESGPGLAFIAYPRAVAMMPLPQLWAVFFFIMILFLGLDSEFVYYEALVTTISDMYPSFFYNGHRRKILLLLICLVSFLVGLVMVTEGGLYIFQLFDYYACSGMTLLAFAILQSICVGWVYGADRLYDNVEDMIGYRPWPHMKICWKYVTPVICLGTFVFSLVKYAPLKLNLYEYPWWGYALGGFFTLSSTMLVPLWMVYAFCKTPGSLSQRMKTLCTPAEDLFNRKPRKDGVASCTFETFKDLQTLRQPSPVDV; encoded by the exons ATGTGTGGAGGTTTCCGTATCTGTGTTACAAGAATGGAGGTG ACATCACTGGGCCAATACACTAGCCAGGGTGGCATCACATGCTGGAGGAAAATTTGCCCTCTTTTTGAAG GACTGGGCTATGGTAGCCAAATTGTGATCCTGTACACTGGAATCTATTACATCATTATTCTGGCCTGGGCATTTCTCTACCTTTTCTTCTCATTCAGCTCAGAACTCCCATGGGCTAACTGCAAGAATAGCTGGAACACAG AGTATTGCATGGAATTTAGCAAGAACAGCACAACTGATAATATTCCAGACAAAATTACATCCCCAGTTGTGGAATTCTGGGA aAAAAGAATTCTGGGTTTGTCTGGTGGCATTGAAGAAATAGGTAATCTGAGGTGGGAGCTGGCTCTGTGTCTCCTGCTGGTCTGGACCATTTGCTACCTCTGTGTGTTTAATGGAGTGAAGTCTACAGGCAAG GTCGTCTACTTCACTGCAACGTTTCCTTATTTGATGTTGATGGTGCTGTTAGTGCGTGGACTGACGCTGCCTGGAGCAACTAGTGGTATTACATTTTATCTCTACCCAGATcctactcgcctcacagacccACAG GTGTGGATGGATGCAGGTAGCCAGATATTTTACTCCTATGGAGTATGCACAGGAACTCTGACAGCTTTAGGAAGCTATAATAAATATGACAACAACTGTTACAA aGACTGCCTGTACTTGTGCTTGCTAAACAGTATGACAAGTTTTGTGGCTGGTTTTGCCATTTTTTCTGTGCTTGGCTTTATGGCAGATGAACAGGGAATGGACATTTCTTTGGTGGCAGAGTCAG GTCCTGGGCTGGCATTTATTGCTTACCCACGTGCAGTGGCCATGATGCCTCTTCCTCAGTTATGGgcagtttttttcttcattatgaTCCTTTTCCTTGGGCTGGACAGTGAG TTTGTTTATTATGAAGCCCTGGTAACAACAATCTCAGACATGTACCCATCGTTTTTCTATAATGGACACCGACGTAAAATTCTACTTCTTCTAATCTGTCTAGTCAGCTTCCTTGTTGGCCTGGTAATGGTAACAGAG GGTGGACTGTATATCTTTCAATTATTTGATTATTACGCTTGCAGTGGAATGACTTTGCTGGCCTTCGCCATTCTTCAGTCCATCTGTGTAGGATGGGTTTATG GAGCAGATCGCTTATACGACAATGTTGAAGACATGATTGGTTATCGTCCCTGGCCCCACATGAAGATCTGCTGGAAATATGTGACCCCTGTTATTTGTTTG GGGACGTTTGTCTTCTCATTGGTTAAGTATGCTCCTTTAAAGTTGAACCTATATGAGTACCCCTGGTGGGGTTATGCTCTCGGAGGCTTCTTCACCCTCTCTTCAACCATGCTGGTGCCTTTATGGATGGTGTATGCATTTTGCAAGACCCCTGGCTCTTTAAGTCAG aGAATGAAAACCCTATGTACTCCTGCTGAAGATCTGTTTAATCGGAAACCACGTAAAGATGGCGTCGCCTCTTGCACTTTTGAGACATTCAAAGATCTACAAACTTTACGTCAACCCTCGCCTGTAGATGTATGA